TTGCACATTAGGCGGCGAGGGCCACGACTAGACTAGTCTTTGCGCGTGGTCGCAAAAGTTACAGTTTAACAGCGGCCAGATTTGTGGCCACGACCACGTCCGGCCTTGAATATAgctatttgtatttgttattCTGTCCACGCAACACGAGAACACACATAGTAAAGCAtacgaaaggagatggtccaaaattgtatggagcccaggatcagtcattgtaccctagcggaaataaaagaagatatttttttaactatttctgaTTAGACAAATTTACGAATTTACttcaattctttcgaaataacattcattatctcccaagaaatgcaacattattaagGGTATTactggcggatagatgacgttttcaatgcaataatcgatttgacgtttgttggcaactgtcatgtcatagttgctctatgggcgccatcttggtataactcaaaaacttgggtttttatttatttctttttattttaataaattttattttattcactttaataaattttaataaaatccttgtatttttaaattttattgattcggagtacaagagtggacctgaaatggactatCTCCTTTAGCCGCTATTTAGTGCCAGCCTGCTGGCCttttcactaactttgagtaaCGTTAGTGAATATACACGAAATGTGCCAACtaacttttaataatgattttcaaAGTCACGTGATTTGAATTTACAGCTTCAATGGGTTAAACAGTGATAAGACAGGGTGAAACAGTCGTTTTGACGGATGAAATTATGGTTTTAGCCTCAGGTTTCAACTCGGTAAGACAATGGTTTTGACACTACGGTTGGAACTACGGTAAACATTACGTCTCTGTCGGTTTCATCTCTGTCGCACGAACTAAGACCGTCAGATGAATGAGCAATACAGACGACGCTTCTAATGCAAGGAGACACTACCTTGTATTCAATCTTATTGGACATAGATGTAAAATCTCTATGTTATACAtagtataaattagttatacAATAAGTACAAGcttatattcataaaaatctCCACCAGTACGAATgtgttataattttacaatctacacgtataaattattactaatgACAGTTACACTTGTCTTAAtgctataattattttcatgtaatttacaagttatatattacatacaaaTACTTCTATATACCTCTACGTACGAGATAAAATTATTTGTCACGCGAATTTTTGCTCAATCCAAAGCCATGATACAGATTAAGTTCAAATTGTCGGTTTAGTTTAGCTCAGTAGATAGAAGTATTTGATGAGGTACTTACACATTATTCAAATAGTTTATTTTggcactatatttttttagcgacccaaaacattataaatgcaaaactgTTCAAAATAAGCAAAATGTATAAAAAGGGGGTATCTTACGTTATACTGTAACTGCTTAAAATACATCTTCTTCTTGCATAATCTTTGCCCATTTCTGTCGTTAGTGCGATCATCTGTCGATAGATGGTGTTGAAAGGTAATCTCTATGCAAAAATTACAAAGTTAGCTTGTAAGCCTGTGAAATccatttgtaattattgtattataaagAGTATATATGGCTAAGAACTTATCTAGCCCGGGGTATCGCCGTTGTCGcgcttttagtttattgtttaGCAAAATGACGATCACGGCGACGTTAGTTCGAGTTTTGGCCACCAGATCAGAAAAGTGTGTGGCGCTTTACTAAATTAGATATTCTAGATAGAATTTTCTTTCAAGGTAAAGAAACgtcatttgaattttaatttgattcttGATTGTGGCTTTTCGTACTCTGAGATGTACTTAAATATTATCATGTACCAATGATCTTTGCAATAGGTTTACATAGATTGGTTAGATATGTAATTTAGCATATAAGATAAAAAAGTAATGAATAATAAACTGATAATGGTATGATCAAtgtagaaatagaaaaaatggTAGGTTTATTGATAAGGCTACAACGGCTTAGCCAAGTTAAAAAGTGGCTTAGCGTTTTAGGAGGTAAATCACATGGACgagaattgttaaaaaaaatttactatgGAAATACATCCCCAGTTTGATTCCCATGAATTTCAGCAGTTGTTTTTTGTTCTATGTAAGATAATATACCTACCCTTTTAGACATATCacagctattaaaataaataaataaatactttttacaaTTCGGGACAgtttatactttaaataaatctgctttttaatttattcaattatgTAGATatgtttgtataaatatttttacagatgCGACACAATATATTAGGTCAAGCTTATTTACATATTCTTAATAATAGCATAAGTACATATTAAGTAAGTACCTTTTATGTggaatacaatttaatttatttttcggtTCTACGTATAGATGTATCGATACACTACATCAAACAAATTAAGAGCTTAAAGTTTCGAAACATACTtgatattcaaataataattaattaattttactacaGGTATGAAAGACCCTCTGAGTTCTATAAAAGATTTactcaatatttaaataacgaaagttaaaaaatgtatctttaaatgtaattacaaatataaaaattgacGGTAACTTTATTCAAAAGGTATTATTCTGACGATTAAGTATTCTGATtacctatattttgttttaatttattgatgttCGAAGAATTGGTTACAGGAGCTAAGAAATCTGACATGTTTGATCCGCACGGTTCTCTCAAACTTCGCTCTGCATGCAGTGGATCGAGGAGTCTTCCGACAGCTCATCCATTGAAGAGTCCGTGAAAGAAGTGCCATCTGAAAACGAACAAAGGAAAATGTTATTACTGCCAAGCAAGTCAAATCCACATCTGtcttttttctgattgtatTTTTGCTGCAGGCTCCTGCGatagaaagtttgtcagcctatatTCCAACGGTAAGTACCTATGGTAGCCAATTAAAGAGTATAAACTGTGATGGCTTTAGAAGATAGCAAGTTTCAAGTGTCTAGATCCTCAATCGTTGAattataaagcgtattttttaatatttttaacagcaCGGTATGAGAGATCATGTCCCCAGTCACTTAGTtttgcggcaacccttcgaaaaacatcgttaaagaTATTTACATCATATTTAAATACGCCTGGCTATCGCAGGTTCTCGGTAAGTTTCGGAAGGTTGCATctgttattattatagatatttcaTATTTCAGCGTGGCTTATCTAATGCCGCTAGATGACGCTgtgaaaagtaacaaaataacgGCCAGGTGCATTTTAAAACCAGTGCCATTATTTTCACCAAATCCTAAAAGGCGTTATATGTAAAAATGTGAGATGTTATTTTACTCAATACGCAATAACCCCACTATTTAgggcaaataaaaataacatttattattaatctaaacAAGAAAAGTCTGTTacatttatatacctaatagctgacgccgcgcggtttcatccgcgttgtTCCGGTTTCCGTAAtaatacgtggataatatatataggcctatagccttcctcgataaatgggctatctaacgttgaaagaatttttcaaatcggaccagcagttcctgagattagcgcgtacaatcaaacaaacaaaccaactcttcagctttataatattagtatagataaggcatcttggtatttttcatttcacccTACTTAAGCTTGTGGCGGACCTTTCACCCTACTTTTTCGAGCGTGCAGCCGGATTTAGTGTAACAAAAAGAAGATTTACAAAGGTACATACCTATCGGGACGAAAGGTGGTTTGTTCTGGAAAGAATACGTAAGGTGGAGGTTGATAGGCCGGCCAAACCCCACCGAGTCCGCGTCACGTGACATTGCTGTGGACAACACGAGACTTGCAAGTATACCCATGATGATTGTATGACCATTGTTCAACCAAAAAACAATATTCGcccaaaaacacaaaataattcgCAAATAATACATGTTTAATGTCGCATagcgaaataataaatatctatcaatacataatataatactcgTTTACAATATCTGTTTTATAAGTGAGAAATCCAGTAAATATATCACTTAACTTATGTTGATTGTTTTcagtaactttttaaaatgttactgcatattggatagaagcaggcgttactttgcggaagttcatcatgattatataatgatttatttattttgctatcatccgcgaaaagtcgacgaacccatgcgacaacgtcacccaggtccggcaaaatactctctacgtacgtttcaccccgaaaccggagcatcctcaggagatgttgactctacaacgtgcaattgcaaagtcactttgcaataaatataaaataaatcattatataatgttACTGCAAACAATCAATAATAGTACAACCTTAGAATTTtgagttattttaaattatttaaaaattaagcaGTGTAAGTAGCGTAGAAATTAGgaggtaaaagaaaaaatataagtagAGTCGTAGGaataattccagtcagtaaaatggtaagtgcaactgtcactaaAATGTTATATTACTAGTAAAaagacatttcagtgacagttgcacttgtcattttacagATTGGAATTAATAATCCTATTACAGAagataatattacaatttatagaCTGTCCAATACGTGTATATGTGTACCTAACAtagtgtatatgtatattatggtATCTACGTGTGTAGTCCCTGTATTAAATATTATCCCTGTACATATCCCCTTTTTTTTGGTCCCCAAGGAAGCCTCCCTTACCTTGGCTTTGCTTCCCTTTCCCCGTATGTTGGTGCTTCTTCTGGCGCGCTCGACTGTTCTGGAACCACACTTGTGTGACCCTCTTGCTCAGGCCGGTGACCTGTGCAATCCTCTCCAAGTCCTGTCCGTCAGGATTAGAGTCCAGCTGGAAGTTTGCTTGAAGAACCTGGAGCTGTTCCTCGGTGAACGTGGTGCGGACACGTTTCGCCTTGCTTTTGTGGTAGCCTTCTGAATCGCAGCCGTCTGAAATGGAGAATTCATTATATTTAGTGAATATAGCTAGCAAATATAGTTTGGCGAAttagttcgtaacactcccaatggccCTCGCggaccggggggcgtgtagcgatgaatgaaaatcccacgacttccccgcacgcacaatttcacacttTTTCTTTTCAcgtcttttcccccgtcgcccgcatgtcatgggagtgtcatcaacgaacttgccaagctatagtaaaaATAACCCACTTATGAATTTCGATTGTGATTTCTTTCTCAAATGTCATAATTATCACATATAGACGGAAAGCCCGTGAACCCTTCGCTAGtgacccttgaagtttcaaattaaagtgCTTTTCGAAAGGTTGCCATGAAACCAAGTGTCTGgcaaatggggatatcatttctcatattatgccgataaaaaaaatatactttttaattagacggttaaaatgcacacaactgaaaaggtggaggtgcttgccccggacaggattcgaaccaacaccctccggaatctgaggcagaggtcaggtTTATCTACTGATAAAATGTTATAAgaacttaccatcagatgaaatGGATCCACCATCCAAGGTTTCCAAATAATGTGGCTTGCAAAGAACCCTGTCCTCGTGCAAGGCGAACTGTTCTCCGGTGGATAGCTGCCTGCCGCAAGCATCGCAGGCGAAGCAGGCGAGGTGGTAGACCTGCTCCCGCGCCTTGCGGACCCAGTCTGATGAGGAGATGCCTCGGCAGCACTTGGAGCACTTAGCACCAAAACTCCTGTGCACAAGGTATTTCAATTGACGAAATTCGTAAAGACAATCGTAGGAGCAGGTTCAAGACAATGTATACTGTAATAGTAGGGAAGCCatggatgctaaatttgcagttactcaagCGTCagctaaataaatgaatatatacTTTATTCGGTTTTAGCGGTGGGAAAAATACAGACCTTAATGaccttactacttactactttactGGTTTAGTATTtctgagtttttttttggttgtcttaaacgtacccaccaatatttaTGGCTCATACTTGgaggaggtactgaacaacgtgcaaggtacacccttatgttcatctgccgcgctcgagtaactgcaaatatCCCCttttcggctcccctactataagcaGAATGTTTTAATGTCATCAATGCGTAGGTACAACtaacgtgtaaattaatatactaaTGTACTaacattaatttactctttgataTAAATACAAGAGTAAAATTAAACaactattatttaaaagtaaaaaaaaacataattttgaaTTGTATTTTAGAAGAAATTAACTGGATAAGTTGATAGATTAATTCTCATATCTATTCAAATGTTGAGCAATTAAGATATCCTTTAGATACATCTGACGATTGTGAAATAATAGTGatttatcaaatcaaaacattttttataatttaactgtcTGTAACTTACAATAATTGAATTcttataa
This genomic interval from Bicyclus anynana chromosome Z, ilBicAnyn1.1, whole genome shotgun sequence contains the following:
- the LOC112050429 gene encoding LIM/homeobox protein Awh, translating into MIRENIECFSYDCYNLCEDGKEVLSVKREMKTEHRTCCACGEPISDRFLLEVGGGAWHTGCLRCCVCAVQLDRHPSCFLRDRQVYCKQDYAKSFGAKCSKCCRGISSSDWVRKAREQVYHLACFACDACGRQLSTGEQFALHEDRVLCKPHYLETLDGGSISSDDGCDSEGYHKSKAKRVRTTFTEEQLQVLQANFQLDSNPDGQDLERIAQVTGLSKRVTQVWFQNSRARQKKHQHTGKGKQSQAMSRDADSVGFGRPINLHLTYSFQNKPPFVPIDGTSFTDSSMDELSEDSSIHCMQSEV